A stretch of Desulfurivibrio alkaliphilus AHT 2 DNA encodes these proteins:
- a CDS encoding MORN repeat-containing protein yields the protein MGSDTICLPNGTEYSGEMQNDKPHGWGTLVDGSGNRYEGEFKEGKMDGKGTLTQVDGMVYQGEFKDNMFHGKGTLIQPDNCRYDGEFARNRFNGLGRLVQADGSKWEGEFTEGAINGLGTITMPDGQQIPGRFKNGKFETI from the coding sequence ATGGGCTCTGATACCATCTGCCTGCCAAACGGCACCGAATACAGCGGCGAAATGCAAAACGACAAGCCCCACGGCTGGGGAACCCTGGTCGACGGTTCCGGCAATCGTTACGAGGGGGAGTTCAAAGAAGGTAAAATGGACGGCAAGGGCACCCTGACCCAGGTCGATGGCATGGTTTACCAGGGTGAGTTCAAGGATAACATGTTCCATGGCAAAGGCACCTTGATTCAACCCGACAACTGCCGCTACGACGGCGAGTTTGCCCGTAACCGCTTCAATGGCCTGGGCAGGCTGGTGCAGGCCGACGGCAGCAAATGGGAGGGTGAATTCACCGAAGGCGCCATCAACGGCCTGGGCACCATCACCATGCCCGACGGCCAGCAGATTCCCGGCCGTTTTAAAAACGGCAAATTTGAAACGATTTAA
- a CDS encoding DUF3108 domain-containing protein yields MRLLPLLCTAKGLLLSLLLWGLVPQAALAAKMTAPVKELLATAYPVGEVLRYEVTWMGIRAGELTFEVKQLDEQGELLAITIRARTVGMLGRLYPVQDDYRVVVEGEARLPSHYRISETKRGKRQIRSTVYDQQRGRIVYQRRPDSVREYRVDGPVHNEFSAFYATRVMPLLGDEVIMIPTFADERRNEVKVEVGQGGTFQSLVGRQEYLRVQPRLDFVGLYEKAGDPEIWLTKDHYRIPVRVRSQIAIGSLVATLTYYKGPAGEFGE; encoded by the coding sequence ATGCGTTTGCTGCCTCTTCTTTGTACGGCAAAAGGGCTGCTCTTAAGCCTGTTGTTATGGGGGCTGGTGCCCCAGGCGGCACTGGCGGCCAAGATGACCGCGCCGGTTAAAGAGTTGCTGGCCACCGCCTATCCCGTGGGTGAGGTTTTGCGTTATGAGGTAACCTGGATGGGGATCCGGGCCGGTGAGTTGACCTTTGAGGTTAAACAGCTTGATGAACAGGGGGAGTTGCTGGCCATTACCATCCGGGCCAGAACCGTCGGCATGCTGGGCCGGCTCTATCCGGTGCAGGATGATTACCGGGTGGTGGTGGAAGGGGAGGCGCGGCTGCCCAGCCACTATCGGATATCTGAAACCAAACGGGGCAAGCGCCAGATCAGAAGCACCGTTTACGACCAGCAACGGGGCCGTATTGTTTACCAGCGCCGGCCGGATTCGGTGCGGGAGTATCGGGTTGATGGCCCGGTACACAACGAATTTTCCGCCTTTTACGCCACCCGGGTGATGCCCCTGCTGGGCGATGAGGTTATCATGATCCCCACCTTTGCCGATGAGCGGCGCAACGAGGTCAAGGTGGAGGTGGGTCAGGGAGGTACCTTCCAAAGCCTCGTCGGGCGCCAGGAGTACCTGCGGGTCCAGCCCCGGCTTGATTTTGTCGGCCTCTATGAAAAGGCGGGGGACCCCGAAATCTGGCTGACCAAAGACCATTACCGGATTCCGGTACGGGTCCGCTCCCAGATCGCCATCGGCTCGCTGGTGGCTACCCTCACTTACTATAAGGGACCGGCGGGAGAGTTCGGGGAATAG
- a CDS encoding iron-containing alcohol dehydrogenase translates to MQPFVFHHNTKIFFGRTALARLGTECAGLGKKVLLLYGRHHLHASGLHRRITQALATAGVSWVEYGGVRPNPTLNQVRDGIALARQNGVQAVVAVGGGSVMDSAKAVAAGACVAHDVWLFFRGKKSIRQALPLLCVPTVAGSGSECNHGMVLTNEGNGQKIGLGNRHLLPAVALMDPELTGSVGWRQTLYGAVDTISHLLEIFCTADPAPLQDRLATALGGNIMACCEKLRQHPTDYQSRAELLWASALALSGLNSAGRGRVNMPAHALAHALGGRYDLPHGALLAVILPAWLRFIAARQPQRIAAWCRGLFPATPAEGQQDPSSPARMNWPPWSTMPCPRPAFGVLITATRIYCRFCTTPAKPPPSPTIPRTLPPVPYSK, encoded by the coding sequence ATGCAACCCTTTGTCTTTCACCATAACACCAAAATATTTTTTGGCCGCACGGCCCTGGCTCGGTTGGGAACGGAATGCGCCGGCCTGGGCAAGAAAGTGCTGTTGCTGTACGGCCGGCACCACCTGCACGCCAGCGGCTTGCATCGACGAATCACCCAGGCTCTGGCCACCGCCGGAGTAAGTTGGGTTGAGTACGGCGGGGTTCGCCCCAACCCCACCCTGAACCAGGTCCGCGACGGCATTGCCCTGGCCCGCCAAAACGGTGTACAGGCGGTGGTGGCGGTGGGCGGGGGCAGTGTGATGGACAGCGCCAAGGCGGTGGCGGCGGGGGCCTGCGTGGCCCATGATGTCTGGCTTTTTTTCCGCGGCAAGAAAAGCATTCGCCAGGCCCTGCCGCTGCTCTGCGTGCCGACGGTGGCCGGTTCCGGTTCGGAATGCAACCACGGCATGGTGCTGACCAACGAAGGCAACGGGCAAAAGATCGGCCTGGGCAACCGCCACCTGCTGCCGGCGGTGGCCCTGATGGACCCGGAGTTGACCGGCAGCGTGGGTTGGCGCCAAACCTTGTACGGCGCCGTGGACACCATCAGCCACCTGCTGGAAATTTTCTGCACCGCCGACCCTGCGCCGCTGCAGGATCGGCTGGCCACCGCTCTGGGCGGCAATATTATGGCCTGCTGTGAAAAACTGCGCCAGCACCCCACCGATTACCAAAGCCGGGCGGAGTTGCTCTGGGCTTCAGCCCTGGCCCTAAGCGGGCTCAACAGCGCCGGCCGGGGGCGGGTCAACATGCCGGCCCATGCCCTGGCCCACGCCCTGGGAGGGCGCTATGATCTGCCGCACGGGGCCTTGCTGGCGGTGATACTGCCCGCCTGGCTGCGTTTCATCGCCGCCCGCCAGCCGCAACGAATCGCCGCCTGGTGCCGGGGTTTATTCCCCGCCACCCCGGCGGAGGGGCAACAGGACCCAAGCAGCCCGGCCCGGATGAACTGGCCGCCCTGGTCGACCATGCCCTGCCCCAGGCCCGCCTTTGGCGTCTTAATTACCGCCACCAGGATTTATTGCAGATTCTGCACAACGCCCGCTAAGCCTCCGCCGAGTCCCACTATTCCCCGAACTCTCCCGCCGGTCCCTTATAGTAAGTGA
- the rsmA gene encoding 16S rRNA (adenine(1518)-N(6)/adenine(1519)-N(6))-dimethyltransferase RsmA — MNQSEIKKLLTERGLAPSKQLGQNFLIQPVLAERIVTAGGITPDDTVVELGVGLGALTRPLAATAARVIGLEIDAGIIKYHREHQGLPANVELRHQDLLRADFAALAAEVGTRLKIMANLPYAVTNPLLFKLVEQRRAIRQAVLMIQKEVAQRLTARPGSKEYGVLTVLLGTCATVQRLLEVGPGNFYPRPKVDSVVIAINFHEQPAALTEVDFALLRRVVDSAFRQRRKTLLNSLSAGAGLGLDRNQTAAALAAAGIDPRFRAENLDTEDFLRLTKAVSEQLQKPA, encoded by the coding sequence ATGAACCAAAGCGAAATCAAAAAGCTGTTAACCGAGCGCGGGTTGGCCCCCAGCAAACAACTGGGCCAGAACTTTCTGATCCAACCGGTCCTGGCGGAACGGATCGTGACCGCCGGCGGGATCACCCCCGATGATACCGTGGTCGAACTGGGGGTCGGCCTGGGGGCCCTGACCAGGCCGCTGGCCGCCACTGCCGCCAGGGTCATCGGTCTTGAGATCGACGCCGGGATCATCAAGTATCACCGCGAGCACCAGGGGCTGCCGGCCAACGTGGAGTTGCGACACCAGGATCTGCTGCGCGCCGACTTTGCGGCCTTGGCGGCGGAGGTGGGAACGCGCCTCAAGATCATGGCCAATCTGCCCTACGCCGTGACCAATCCGTTGCTCTTCAAACTGGTGGAACAGCGCCGAGCCATCAGGCAGGCGGTGCTGATGATCCAGAAAGAAGTGGCCCAGCGCCTGACGGCCAGGCCGGGCAGCAAGGAGTACGGGGTGCTCACGGTACTGCTGGGCACCTGCGCCACCGTTCAGCGCTTGCTGGAGGTAGGGCCGGGCAACTTTTATCCCCGGCCCAAAGTGGACTCGGTGGTGATCGCCATCAACTTCCATGAGCAACCGGCCGCCCTGACCGAGGTCGACTTTGCCCTGTTGCGCCGGGTGGTGGACAGTGCTTTCAGGCAGCGCCGCAAAACCCTGCTCAACAGCCTCAGCGCCGGCGCCGGCCTGGGCCTGGATCGCAACCAGACGGCGGCAGCCCTGGCCGCAGCCGGTATCGACCCGCGCTTCCGGGCGGAAAACTTGGACACCGAAGATTTTCTGCGCCTGACCAAGGCGGTGTCCGAGCAGCTGCAAAAACCCGCATAA
- a CDS encoding DUF2062 domain-containing protein has protein sequence MEPQRTARYYYLKLLRLKGDPYSLARGVAVGVGVGIIPIVPLQTLIILILAPLLRGNSIAGILAGLLISNPFTLLPQYYLAWKVGKLIYPVEVSWSRVQETLEFAFAGGNSATFGDRLAAFGHLGYEAIAILILGGLILAIPLVLLAYPLSLRLFLTINRKRREKHILS, from the coding sequence ATGGAACCACAGCGCACCGCCCGTTATTACTATCTGAAACTGCTGCGCCTGAAAGGAGACCCATACAGTCTGGCCCGGGGGGTGGCGGTGGGAGTCGGGGTGGGCATTATCCCCATCGTACCGTTGCAGACCCTGATCATCCTGATTCTGGCCCCGTTGCTGCGGGGCAACAGTATTGCCGGCATTCTGGCCGGCCTGCTGATCAGCAACCCCTTCACCCTGCTGCCGCAGTACTACCTGGCCTGGAAGGTGGGCAAATTGATCTACCCGGTGGAAGTTAGCTGGAGCCGGGTGCAGGAAACCCTGGAGTTTGCGTTTGCCGGCGGCAATTCCGCCACCTTCGGCGACCGGCTGGCGGCCTTCGGCCATTTGGGGTACGAAGCAATCGCCATTTTGATCCTGGGCGGCCTGATTCTGGCCATTCCCCTGGTTTTACTTGCCTATCCGCTCTCCTTGCGGCTGTTTCTTACCATTAACCGTAAACGGCGGGAAAAACACATTCTTTCATGA
- the tsaD gene encoding tRNA (adenosine(37)-N6)-threonylcarbamoyltransferase complex transferase subunit TsaD produces MLILGLETSCDDTAAAVLRLEYPAESVAEGEEPCPEVSILANLVQSQTEVHNPYGGVVPELASRRHLENIHPVAATALARAGVELERIDLLAVTQGPGLVGSLLVGLNFAKALSLVSGIPCVGVDHIAGHLASAFLSRPRPSFPYLALTVSGGHSSIFVVESPTRFTLQGQTRDDAAGEAFDKVAKLLHLGYPGGPAVSRLAAQGDPQAFAFPRARLGESFDFSFSGLKTAVANQVHRLTSWSEQAKADICASFQEAVVEILVAKTLAAARHFSCRQVVLSGGVAANPRLRQELVAAAAGAGDMEVFLPEPDFCTDNAAMIAMAGFFNRHRAGRLLAMDVYSRFGAAPAYP; encoded by the coding sequence ATGCTGATCCTGGGCCTGGAAACATCCTGCGACGACACCGCGGCAGCGGTTCTGCGCCTGGAATACCCCGCCGAGAGTGTCGCCGAGGGCGAAGAACCGTGCCCCGAGGTCAGCATCCTGGCCAACCTGGTGCAGTCGCAAACCGAAGTTCATAACCCCTACGGCGGGGTGGTGCCGGAATTGGCCTCCCGCCGCCACCTGGAAAATATTCATCCGGTGGCCGCCACCGCCCTGGCCCGGGCCGGCGTGGAACTTGAGCGGATCGACCTGCTGGCCGTCACCCAGGGGCCGGGCCTGGTCGGTTCCCTGCTGGTGGGGCTCAACTTCGCCAAGGCCCTGTCCCTGGTTAGCGGCATCCCCTGTGTAGGGGTTGACCACATCGCCGGCCACCTGGCCTCGGCCTTTCTATCCCGCCCCCGCCCCTCTTTTCCCTACCTGGCCCTGACGGTATCCGGGGGGCACTCCAGTATTTTTGTGGTGGAAAGCCCTACGCGCTTCACCCTGCAGGGGCAAACCCGGGATGACGCCGCGGGAGAGGCCTTCGACAAGGTGGCCAAACTGCTGCACCTGGGGTATCCCGGCGGCCCGGCGGTCAGCCGATTGGCGGCTCAGGGCGACCCGCAGGCCTTTGCCTTCCCAAGAGCCCGGCTGGGTGAGAGCTTTGATTTCAGTTTCAGCGGCCTGAAAACGGCGGTGGCCAACCAAGTGCATCGCCTCACAAGCTGGTCGGAACAGGCCAAGGCCGATATCTGCGCCTCTTTCCAGGAGGCGGTGGTGGAAATTCTGGTGGCCAAAACCCTGGCCGCCGCCCGGCATTTTTCCTGCCGCCAGGTGGTGCTCAGCGGCGGGGTGGCAGCCAACCCCAGACTGCGGCAAGAACTGGTCGCCGCTGCTGCCGGGGCGGGCGATATGGAGGTCTTTCTGCCGGAACCGGATTTCTGCACCGACAACGCCGCCATGATCGCCATGGCCGGCTTTTTTAACCGTCACCGGGCCGGTCGATTGCTGGCGATGGATGTTTACTCCCGTTTCGGCGCCGCCCCGGCCTACCCCTGA
- the pheA gene encoding prephenate dehydratase — MPPKKEHPGHGQEEALGSIRQQIDEIDDQLLSLLRRRIQLAQQVGKIKKDHNRDKWDPKREREVVRRLLRANAGEFPEPALKAVLYEIIAACRLSQKPIEIAYLGPEATFSHLAGIVMFGSSASFRPMETIEDTFIEVERGRVEYGVVPVENSIEGAVTSTLDAFTRSQVKICGELNLAISHNLINQSGRLEDVKLVVSHPQPLAQCRQWLQRNLPDIPRHNASSTGAAAAMAAADPQVGAIASSLAVKTYQLQVAVKGIEDYRGNTTRFLLIGSQPPRASGDDKTSLLVALLDRPGALHEALSTLADHNINLTRIESRPFKDEPGRYLFFIDMLGHLDDPQVREGCEQLRQFCSHYQWLGSYPRSRE, encoded by the coding sequence ATGCCGCCAAAAAAAGAGCATCCCGGCCATGGCCAGGAAGAGGCCTTAGGTTCCATTCGCCAACAAATCGATGAGATCGACGATCAATTACTTTCCTTGCTGCGGCGGCGGATTCAGCTGGCGCAGCAAGTCGGCAAAATCAAGAAAGACCACAATCGCGACAAGTGGGACCCGAAACGGGAGCGGGAGGTGGTCAGGCGCCTGCTGCGGGCCAATGCCGGTGAGTTTCCGGAACCGGCCCTTAAAGCGGTTTTGTATGAAATCATCGCCGCCTGCCGACTTTCCCAAAAACCTATCGAAATCGCTTACTTAGGACCGGAAGCCACCTTCTCCCACCTGGCCGGCATTGTCATGTTCGGCAGTTCCGCCAGTTTCCGCCCCATGGAAACCATTGAAGACACCTTCATCGAGGTGGAAAGGGGGCGAGTTGAATACGGGGTGGTGCCGGTGGAAAACTCCATCGAAGGGGCGGTAACCTCCACCCTGGATGCCTTCACCCGCTCGCAGGTCAAAATCTGCGGGGAGTTGAACCTGGCCATCAGTCACAACCTGATCAACCAAAGCGGCCGCCTGGAGGATGTCAAGCTGGTGGTATCCCACCCCCAGCCCCTGGCCCAGTGCCGCCAGTGGCTGCAACGCAACCTGCCGGACATTCCCCGCCACAACGCCAGCAGTACCGGGGCGGCGGCGGCCATGGCGGCGGCGGACCCCCAGGTGGGGGCCATCGCCAGTTCTTTAGCGGTAAAGACCTACCAGTTGCAAGTGGCGGTAAAAGGTATCGAAGATTACCGGGGCAACACCACCCGCTTTCTGCTGATCGGCAGCCAGCCCCCCAGGGCCAGCGGTGATGACAAAACTTCGCTGCTGGTGGCTCTGCTGGACCGTCCCGGCGCCCTGCACGAGGCCCTCAGCACCCTGGCCGACCACAATATCAACCTGACCCGGATTGAATCACGGCCCTTTAAGGACGAGCCCGGGCGCTACCTGTTTTTCATCGATATGCTGGGGCATCTGGACGATCCCCAGGTCCGCGAGGGGTGTGAGCAGTTGCGCCAGTTCTGCAGCCACTACCAATGGCTGGGCTCTTACCCCCGCTCCCGGGAATAG
- a CDS encoding CBS domain-containing protein yields MKVKHCMQGARKELVTIGRDALLQEAGTLMKKHGIRHLPVMEDGQMVGFITESDIRHYAFPSMERDIFVHEVMVRNIITININATIEKAARLIHDYKIGGLPVLDKKKLVGIITATDLLSALISVMGLLQASTRIDVLVAKKGGVEDVTRIIKEHGGEIISVSSEQHSSRKKLYGFRLEKCDFDEVIEALEEGGHKVVAVVD; encoded by the coding sequence ATGAAAGTTAAACACTGTATGCAGGGGGCACGCAAAGAGTTGGTGACCATCGGTCGTGATGCTCTGCTCCAGGAAGCCGGCACCCTGATGAAAAAACACGGCATTCGCCACCTGCCGGTGATGGAAGATGGCCAGATGGTGGGCTTTATCACCGAAAGTGATATCCGCCACTACGCTTTTCCCTCCATGGAGCGGGATATTTTCGTCCACGAGGTGATGGTCCGTAATATCATCACCATTAATATCAACGCCACCATCGAAAAGGCCGCCCGTCTGATTCATGATTATAAGATCGGCGGCTTGCCGGTGCTGGACAAAAAAAAGCTGGTGGGGATCATCACCGCCACCGACCTGTTGTCCGCCCTGATTTCGGTTATGGGGCTGCTCCAGGCTTCAACCCGCATCGACGTACTGGTCGCCAAGAAGGGTGGGGTGGAGGACGTAACCCGGATCATCAAGGAACATGGCGGCGAGATCATCAGTGTTTCTTCCGAGCAGCACTCTTCCCGCAAAAAACTGTACGGATTTCGCTTGGAGAAGTGCGACTTTGACGAGGTCATCGAAGCCCTGGAGGAAGGGGGGCATAAAGTGGTGGCGGTGGTTGACTGA
- the larE gene encoding ATP-dependent sacrificial sulfur transferase LarE → MPDLPAASPGFARLCDRLADFSGVAVAFSGGVDSSLLLAAALAVHGEQTLVLHACSPIQAPGEHQKALEMAAALGCRPTVVNIDPYSWPEFVANPADRCYRCKIRLYSIFQACVRRHGRSVLLDGTNGDDVKSDDRPGLRALQELQVGTPLADLGFSKNEVRRLAKERSLANWNKPSASCLATRIMAGQSITPERLAVVAEGEKMLAGFGFTGSRFRHYGRKCLLEVAPDDYKLLENRDFMASIESRCRELGFTVVERGTRPQTGI, encoded by the coding sequence ATGCCGGATCTGCCTGCCGCCAGTCCCGGGTTTGCCCGGCTTTGTGACCGTTTGGCTGATTTTTCCGGGGTGGCGGTGGCTTTTTCCGGCGGGGTGGACAGTTCGCTGCTGCTGGCCGCCGCACTGGCGGTACATGGCGAGCAAACCCTGGTGCTGCACGCCTGTTCTCCCATTCAGGCCCCCGGTGAACACCAGAAAGCGCTGGAGATGGCAGCCGCCTTGGGGTGCCGGCCCACGGTGGTGAATATTGATCCCTACAGCTGGCCGGAGTTTGTGGCCAACCCAGCTGATCGTTGCTATCGCTGCAAAATCAGGCTGTACAGCATTTTTCAGGCCTGTGTCCGCCGGCACGGCCGGTCGGTGTTGCTGGACGGCACCAATGGTGATGACGTAAAAAGTGACGATCGCCCCGGCTTGCGGGCCTTACAGGAGCTTCAGGTGGGCACCCCCCTGGCCGATCTCGGTTTCAGTAAAAATGAGGTGCGGCGGCTGGCCAAAGAGAGATCCCTGGCCAATTGGAACAAGCCATCCGCCTCCTGCCTGGCCACCCGGATCATGGCCGGGCAAAGCATAACCCCGGAGCGGCTCGCTGTGGTAGCTGAAGGGGAAAAAATGCTGGCCGGTTTCGGCTTTACCGGCAGCCGCTTCCGTCACTATGGCCGCAAATGTCTTTTGGAAGTCGCGCCTGATGACTATAAGCTTCTGGAAAATCGAGATTTTATGGCATCCATCGAGTCCCGTTGCCGGGAGTTGGGATTTACCGTCGTTGAGCGGGGAACGCGCCCCCAGACTGGAATTTAA
- a CDS encoding HU family DNA-binding protein, producing the protein MNKSELVEQMAKAGGISKATAEKALAGALDGITKALKKGDKVTLVGFGTFSVTKRAARQGRNPQTGKPITIKARKVARFKAGSKLSDAVK; encoded by the coding sequence ATGAACAAAAGTGAACTGGTGGAACAGATGGCAAAGGCTGGTGGCATCAGTAAGGCTACCGCGGAAAAAGCTCTGGCCGGTGCCCTGGATGGCATCACCAAGGCCCTGAAAAAAGGGGACAAGGTCACCCTGGTCGGCTTCGGTACCTTTTCCGTGACCAAGCGGGCTGCTCGCCAAGGCCGCAATCCCCAGACCGGCAAACCGATCACCATCAAGGCCCGTAAAGTTGCCCGCTTCAAGGCCGGCAGCAAGCTTTCCGATGCCGTGAAGTAG
- a CDS encoding FKBP-type peptidyl-prolyl cis-trans isomerase, translated as MRKTFASLVLLAGLVLALGLYGCNNRDDQRPALETVNDRVSYSIGLNIGEDFVAQELDIDPDLLALGIKHALAGHEPLLSEQQMHEAITAFQEDMLGRQEAKFSAQQEENLRLGRQFLAENADREDVMVTDSGLQYRVFVEGEGASPGVDDVVSVHYEGRLVDGTVFDSSLERGEPAVFPVAGVIPGWTEALQLMQEGDKWEIALPADLAYGEQGVPPVIGPNAVLVFEVELLEVNP; from the coding sequence ATGCGCAAAACGTTTGCCAGCTTAGTGCTGCTTGCCGGTCTGGTCCTGGCTTTGGGGCTATATGGTTGCAATAATCGTGACGACCAGCGGCCCGCCCTGGAAACCGTCAATGATCGGGTGAGCTACAGTATCGGTTTGAATATCGGTGAGGATTTTGTGGCCCAGGAACTGGATATCGATCCCGATCTGCTGGCCCTGGGGATCAAGCATGCCCTGGCGGGCCATGAGCCTTTGCTCAGCGAACAGCAGATGCACGAGGCGATCACGGCCTTCCAGGAAGACATGCTGGGCCGGCAGGAGGCCAAATTCAGCGCCCAGCAAGAGGAGAACCTTCGACTGGGCCGGCAGTTCCTGGCGGAAAACGCCGACCGCGAGGATGTAATGGTCACCGACAGCGGCCTGCAGTACCGGGTGTTTGTTGAGGGTGAAGGGGCCAGCCCCGGGGTTGATGATGTGGTGTCGGTTCACTACGAAGGGCGCCTGGTGGACGGTACGGTCTTCGACAGCTCTCTGGAGCGGGGGGAGCCTGCGGTTTTCCCGGTTGCCGGCGTGATTCCCGGCTGGACCGAAGCCCTGCAGCTGATGCAGGAGGGCGACAAGTGGGAAATTGCCTTGCCGGCCGACCTGGCTTATGGCGAGCAAGGGGTGCCGCCGGTGATCGGTCCCAACGCAGTGCTGGTGTTCGAGGTTGAACTGCTGGAAGTAAACCCGTAA
- the zupT gene encoding zinc transporter ZupT yields MAGFELSAIIFAFSLTLLAGLSTAIGGVVSMFVRPHNTVGLSLGLGFSAGVMIYVSLVELLPEAMESFSLVHGDEWGYALATGAFFAGIAVAALVDLLIPGDVNPHEYRAASEFSATADMHADRARSLKRTGMFTALAVALHNFPEGFATFSVALLDPALGIPIAIAIAIHNIPEGVAVALPIYHGSGSRGKGFVGSLLSGLAQPLGAVVGFLLLAPFLGEGSLGLIFAMVAGIMVYISFDELFPAARLYGNSHTPIIGLLSGMLVMALSLVLFEFF; encoded by the coding sequence ATGGCCGGCTTTGAATTATCCGCCATAATCTTTGCCTTCAGCCTGACCCTGCTGGCCGGGCTTTCCACCGCCATCGGTGGCGTGGTGAGTATGTTTGTCAGGCCCCACAACACCGTGGGGCTTTCTCTGGGGTTGGGTTTTTCCGCCGGGGTGATGATCTATGTTTCCCTGGTGGAGCTGCTGCCCGAGGCCATGGAATCATTTTCCCTGGTGCATGGTGATGAGTGGGGCTATGCGCTGGCCACGGGTGCTTTTTTTGCCGGTATTGCCGTCGCCGCTCTGGTGGATCTACTGATCCCCGGAGATGTAAATCCGCACGAGTACCGGGCGGCGTCGGAGTTCAGCGCCACGGCGGATATGCATGCCGATCGGGCCCGCTCCCTGAAGCGCACCGGGATGTTCACCGCCCTGGCCGTAGCCCTGCATAATTTCCCCGAAGGTTTTGCCACCTTCAGCGTGGCCCTGCTTGATCCCGCCCTGGGAATTCCCATCGCCATCGCCATTGCCATCCACAATATTCCCGAAGGGGTGGCGGTGGCTCTGCCGATCTACCATGGCAGCGGCAGCCGGGGGAAAGGCTTTGTAGGCTCTCTGCTGTCCGGTTTGGCTCAGCCCTTGGGGGCGGTGGTGGGGTTCCTGCTGCTGGCCCCCTTTTTGGGAGAGGGCAGCCTGGGGTTAATCTTTGCCATGGTGGCCGGGATCATGGTGTATATTTCCTTTGACGAACTCTTTCCCGCCGCCCGCCTGTACGGCAACTCCCACACCCCGATCATCGGCCTGCTCTCCGGCATGCTGGTGATGGCGCTCAGCCTGGTACTATTTGAATTTTTTTAA